The Miscanthus floridulus cultivar M001 chromosome 7, ASM1932011v1, whole genome shotgun sequence genome includes a region encoding these proteins:
- the LOC136465832 gene encoding uncharacterized protein, with the protein MKIWIVNQLETFYVTTEDVHTSPHKKRNGRSITRMEAVFARTPDMPKIIITLNEYGQPVGKNYRQLSSVIGCLVRKKLSVRCSDWRLIDAEEKDAVWDEVQKFYDIDDAGKNWFLITAASKWKESKATLKEQYFDENLTDEELMKRHGDRVNDDDWNFLVRTQIAKANRAKLEIHHTAGTKSFACSGHEMVDELGRPPRRDELYIKTHTRKNGVAIRNAEPIISKLKATVEARPELTERTIQQGDVFAAALGSKEPRGRVRALGLGPTPQDVGIAGLKCYTPTRFQMEVLARKKAESRSEALEQRLTQMEAQMQMMEKRFAQERRNTEVMSQNGSNSQRVVYTTITIHQLVVWPLNTLCRFISLSLPFCL; encoded by the exons ATGAAGATCTGGATTGTGAATCAATTGGAGACTTTTTATGTGACAACTGAAG ATGTTCACACTAGTCCACACAAGAAAAGGAATGGGAGGAGTATCACTAGAATGGAGGCTGTATTTGCAAGGACACCTGACATGCCGAAAATCATAATTACCCTTAATGAATATGGTCAGCCTGTAGGGAAGAATTATAGGCAACTTTCTAGTGTTATTGGTTGCCTGGTGAGGAAGAAATTATCAGTTCGTTGTTCTGATTGGAGGCTTATTGATGCTGAAGAAAAGGATGCAGTTTGGGATGAAGTACAG AAATTCTATGATATAGATGATGCTGGTAAGAATTGGTTTTTAATCACCGCTGCAAGTAAGTGGAAGGAATCTAAGGCAACCCTAAAGGAGCAGTATTTTGATGAGAACTTAACAGATGAGGAATTGATGAAAAGACATGGTGATAGAGTTAATGATGACGATTGGAACTTTCTC GTTCGGACGCAAATTGCCAAAGCGAACCGTGCTAAGTTGGAGATACATCATACAGCAGGCACTAAGAGTTTTGCTTGTTCTGGACATGAAATG GTTGATGAACTTGGACGCCCTCCTCGAAGGGATGAACTCTATATCAAAACTCATACAAGAAAAAATGGTGTTGCAATAAGGAATGCAGAACCAATAATT AGCAAACTTAAAGCAACTGTTGAGGCCCGTCCAGAGTTGACAGAAAGAACAATTCAACAAGGTGACGTATTTGCTGCTGCTTTGGGTTCAAAGGAGCCAAGAGGCCGTGTGCGAGCTTTAGGTCTAGGACCTACTCCTCAAGATGTTGGTATAGCAGGACTGAAGTGTTACACACCTACAAGATTTCAAATGGAAGTTTTGGCCCGTAAAAAGGCTGAAAGTAGGAGTGAAGCTCTAGAACAGCGCCTGACACAAATGGAAGCGCAAATGCAAATGATGGAGAAAAGGTTTGCACAGGAAAGGCGAAATACAGAAGTAATGTCACAGAATGGTTCTAATTCACAACGTGTGGTATATACTACTATAACAATACATCAGCTAGTTGTTTGGCCTCTTAATACCTTGTGCAGATTTATCTCATTATCTCTTCCATTTTGTTTGTAG